A window of Pantoea agglomerans contains these coding sequences:
- the psiE gene encoding phosphate-starvation-inducible protein PsiE translates to MNVKPTGGQYIALALQWVLNLGLLALAVILAVFLGKETLHLANVLLNVGEQASSYLLIEGIVIYFLYFEFIALIVKYFQSGYHFPLRYFVYIGITAIIRLIIVDHKNPFDTLCYSGAILILVVTLWLANSNRLKRE, encoded by the coding sequence ATGAACGTTAAACCCACCGGCGGTCAGTACATCGCGTTGGCGCTGCAATGGGTGCTCAACCTGGGACTGCTGGCGCTGGCGGTTATTCTGGCAGTGTTCCTCGGCAAAGAGACGCTGCACCTTGCCAACGTGCTGCTGAACGTTGGCGAGCAGGCCTCCTCTTATCTGCTGATTGAGGGGATCGTTATCTATTTCCTCTACTTCGAATTTATCGCGCTGATCGTCAAGTATTTCCAGTCTGGCTATCACTTTCCGCTGCGCTACTTTGTCTACATCGGCATTACGGCGATTATTCGACTGATTATCGTCGACCATAAAAATCCCTTCGACACGCTCTGCTACTCCGGCGCCATCCTGATTCTGGTGGTGACCCTGTGGCTGGCGAACAGCAACCGCCTGAAGCGCGAATAA
- the lexA gene encoding transcriptional repressor LexA, protein MKALTTRQQQVYDLIRDHINQTGMPPTRAEIASQLGFRSPNAAEEHLKALARKGVIEIVSGASRGIRLLMEEEESNGLPLIGRVAAGEPLLAQEHIETHYKVDPDLFKPSADFLLRVAGMSMKDIGIMDGDLLAVHKTQDVRNGQVVVARIDDEVTVKRWKKQGTVVHLLPENNDFEPIIVDTRTQSLTVEGLAVGVVRNGEWL, encoded by the coding sequence ATGAAAGCATTAACCACCAGGCAGCAACAGGTTTATGACCTGATTCGCGACCATATCAACCAGACGGGCATGCCGCCAACGCGTGCGGAGATCGCCTCGCAGCTGGGGTTCCGTTCCCCCAACGCCGCCGAAGAACACCTTAAAGCGCTGGCGCGTAAAGGCGTTATTGAGATCGTTTCTGGCGCATCACGCGGCATTCGCCTGCTGATGGAAGAGGAAGAGTCCAACGGGCTGCCGTTAATCGGCCGCGTCGCCGCTGGCGAGCCGCTGCTGGCTCAGGAACATATTGAGACGCACTATAAAGTCGATCCCGACCTGTTTAAGCCCTCTGCTGATTTCCTGCTGCGCGTTGCCGGTATGTCGATGAAAGATATCGGCATTATGGATGGCGATCTGCTTGCGGTGCATAAAACGCAGGATGTGCGTAACGGTCAGGTTGTTGTGGCGCGTATCGATGACGAAGTCACGGTAAAACGCTGGAAAAAGCAGGGCACCGTGGTTCATCTGCTGCCGGAAAACAACGACTTCGAACCGATTATCGTCGATACCCGCACGCAGTCGCTGACCGTTGAAGGTCTGGCAGTGGGCGTGGTGCGCAACGGCGAGTGGCTCTGA
- the ubiA gene encoding 4-hydroxybenzoate octaprenyltransferase: MSKFQAYSRLMRIDKPIGTLLLLWPTLWALWLSTLGVPPLSVLVVFVLGVFVMRAAGCVINDFADRKVDGFVKRTAGRPLPSGAVSEKEAKILFVLLGLLAFGLVLTMNLMTILLSFGGLALAWCYPFMKRYTHLPQVVLGAAFGWAIPMAWSAVSESLPLECWLVFLANICWTVAYDTQYAMVDRDDDIKIGVKSTAILFGRYDKLIIGLLQFATLALLALVGLMMQLNAFFFWSLLGAAALFLYQQKLIAHRERDACFQGFLNNNYVGLVIFIGVVLNTPPFSELF, translated from the coding sequence ATGAGCAAGTTTCAGGCCTATAGCCGCCTGATGCGTATTGATAAACCGATCGGCACGCTGCTGCTGCTGTGGCCGACGCTGTGGGCGCTCTGGCTGTCGACCCTGGGCGTGCCGCCGCTGTCGGTGCTGGTGGTGTTTGTGCTCGGCGTATTTGTGATGCGCGCGGCGGGCTGCGTGATTAACGATTTCGCCGATCGCAAGGTCGACGGCTTCGTGAAGCGTACCGCAGGCCGTCCGCTGCCCAGCGGCGCGGTAAGCGAGAAAGAGGCGAAAATCCTGTTCGTGCTGCTGGGGCTGCTGGCGTTCGGGCTGGTGCTCACCATGAATCTGATGACGATTCTGCTTTCGTTTGGCGGCCTGGCGCTGGCCTGGTGCTATCCCTTTATGAAGCGCTATACCCACTTGCCGCAGGTGGTATTAGGGGCGGCATTCGGCTGGGCGATCCCGATGGCCTGGTCTGCAGTTAGTGAGTCCTTACCACTAGAGTGCTGGCTGGTGTTTCTGGCTAACATCTGCTGGACCGTCGCCTATGATACGCAGTACGCCATGGTGGATCGCGATGACGATATCAAGATTGGCGTCAAATCAACGGCGATTCTGTTCGGCCGCTACGACAAGCTGATTATCGGCCTCCTGCAGTTCGCAACGCTGGCGCTGCTGGCGCTGGTGGGCCTGATGATGCAGCTTAACGCCTTCTTTTTCTGGTCGCTGCTTGGCGCCGCGGCGCTGTTTCTCTACCAGCAAAAGCTGATCGCACACCGCGAGCGCGACGCCTGCTTCCAGGGCTTCCTCAACAATAATTATGTTGGCCTGGTGATATTTATCGGCGTGGTGCTGAATACGCCGCCGTTTAGTGAGCTGTTTTAA
- the plsB gene encoding glycerol-3-phosphate 1-O-acyltransferase PlsB: MSGWRKLYYKLLNLPLSVLVKTKAIPGDPVSEHGLDPTRPIMYVLPYDSKADLLTLRQQCLKHNLPDPLSPLEIDGSILPRHVFIHDGPRVFPAFGPNTESVKIFHEYLDLHRNNPQLDIQMLPVSVMFGRAPGREVQGDDAPHLRELNGVEKFFAIVWHGRDSFVRFSPTVSLRWMATQHGTDKSIAQKLARVARIHFARQRLAAVGPRLPARQDLFNKLLQSKAIEKAVEEEARSKKLSHEKAQQNAVEMMEEIAADFSYEAIRVTDRVMGWLWSRLYQGINVNGGERVRQLAEDGHEIVYVPCHRSHMDYLLLSYVLYHQGLVPPHIAAGINLNFWPAGPIFRRLGAFFIRRTFKGNKLYATVFREYLGELFSRGYSVEYFVEGGRSRTGRLLDPKTGTLAMTLQAMLRGGKRPITLVPIYIGYEHVMEVGTYAKELRGAAKEKEGFMQMVRGLRKLRNLGQGYVNFGEPLPLVNYLNKQVPEWRDAIDPIEPQRPSWLTPTVNDIAARLMVRINEAGAANAMNLCVTALLASRQRSLTREQLIEQLDCYTALLRNVPYSPESTVPPLSAEELLNHAMSMNKFETEQDNIGDIIILPREQAVLMTYYRNNIHHMLVMPSLIAAIIQQHPNLSEAELLRQVRLIYPMLKSELFLRWEIDALPALLSALCQELARQGLITLQDGQLRHTAARYRTLQLLAAGIRETLQRFAITFSILSAKPTINRGTLEKESRMLAQRLSVLHGINAPEFFDKAVFTTLVLTLRDEGYISDTGDADVERTQATWHILADLVTSDVRLTIESAVAHE, from the coding sequence ATGTCAGGTTGGCGTAAACTTTATTATAAATTGTTGAATTTACCACTCTCTGTTCTGGTAAAAACGAAGGCTATTCCGGGCGATCCCGTTTCCGAACATGGACTCGATCCAACGCGGCCGATTATGTACGTGCTGCCATACGATTCCAAGGCGGATTTGCTGACGCTGCGCCAGCAGTGTCTGAAGCATAATCTGCCCGATCCGCTGTCACCACTGGAGATTGACGGCTCGATACTGCCGCGCCACGTGTTTATTCACGACGGCCCGCGCGTATTCCCCGCTTTTGGGCCGAATACCGAATCGGTGAAGATTTTTCACGAGTATCTCGATCTGCACCGTAACAACCCTCAGCTCGATATCCAGATGCTGCCGGTTTCGGTGATGTTTGGCCGCGCGCCCGGCCGCGAGGTTCAGGGCGACGATGCGCCGCACCTGCGCGAGCTTAACGGGGTTGAGAAGTTTTTCGCTATCGTCTGGCACGGCCGCGACAGCTTTGTGCGCTTTTCGCCAACCGTCTCGCTGCGCTGGATGGCGACGCAGCACGGCACCGACAAATCCATCGCGCAGAAACTGGCGCGCGTGGCGCGTATTCATTTCGCACGCCAGCGTTTAGCCGCGGTTGGTCCGCGTCTGCCGGCGCGACAGGATCTCTTCAACAAGCTGCTGCAGTCCAAGGCGATTGAAAAAGCGGTGGAAGAAGAGGCGCGCAGCAAAAAGCTCTCCCATGAGAAGGCGCAGCAAAACGCCGTTGAGATGATGGAAGAGATCGCTGCCGACTTCTCCTATGAGGCGATCCGCGTCACCGATCGCGTCATGGGCTGGCTGTGGAGCCGTCTCTATCAGGGCATCAACGTCAACGGCGGCGAACGCGTGCGCCAGCTGGCGGAAGATGGCCATGAGATCGTCTATGTGCCCTGCCATCGCAGCCATATGGATTATCTGCTGCTCTCCTACGTCCTTTATCACCAGGGCCTGGTGCCGCCGCATATCGCCGCGGGCATCAACCTGAACTTCTGGCCCGCCGGTCCGATCTTCCGTCGCCTGGGCGCGTTCTTTATTCGCCGTACCTTTAAAGGCAATAAACTCTACGCCACCGTATTCCGTGAATATCTCGGCGAGCTGTTCAGCCGCGGCTATTCGGTCGAGTATTTCGTTGAAGGTGGGCGCTCACGTACCGGTCGCCTGCTCGATCCGAAAACCGGCACGCTGGCGATGACGCTGCAGGCGATGCTGCGCGGCGGCAAACGTCCGATTACGCTGGTGCCGATCTATATCGGCTATGAGCACGTCATGGAAGTGGGTACTTACGCCAAAGAGCTGCGCGGCGCGGCGAAAGAGAAAGAAGGCTTTATGCAGATGGTGCGCGGCCTGCGCAAGCTACGTAACCTGGGCCAGGGCTACGTTAACTTCGGCGAACCGCTGCCGCTGGTGAACTACCTGAACAAGCAGGTGCCGGAGTGGCGCGACGCTATCGACCCGATTGAACCGCAGCGTCCCAGCTGGCTGACGCCGACGGTCAACGATATTGCGGCGCGTCTGATGGTGCGCATCAACGAAGCGGGCGCGGCTAACGCCATGAACCTGTGCGTTACCGCGCTGCTCGCCTCACGTCAGCGCTCACTAACCCGCGAGCAGCTGATCGAGCAGCTGGATTGCTATACCGCTCTGCTGCGCAACGTGCCCTATTCGCCGGAATCAACGGTGCCGCCGCTTTCAGCGGAAGAGCTGCTGAACCATGCGATGAGCATGAATAAGTTCGAAACCGAACAGGACAATATCGGCGATATCATCATCCTGCCGCGCGAGCAGGCGGTGCTGATGACCTATTACCGCAACAATATTCACCATATGCTGGTGATGCCGTCGCTGATCGCCGCCATTATTCAGCAGCATCCTAACCTGAGCGAAGCCGAGCTGCTGCGCCAGGTGCGTCTGATCTACCCGATGCTGAAAAGCGAGCTGTTCCTGCGCTGGGAAATCGACGCCCTGCCGGCGCTGCTGAGCGCGCTCTGTCAGGAGCTGGCGCGTCAGGGGCTGATTACCCTGCAGGATGGCCAGCTGCGCCACACCGCCGCGCGTTATCGCACGCTGCAGCTGCTGGCCGCCGGTATCCGCGAGACCCTGCAACGTTTCGCTATCACCTTCTCTATCCTCAGCGCGAAGCCGACCATTAACCGCGGCACGCTGGAGAAAGAGAGCCGTATGCTGGCGCAGCGTCTTTCGGTGCTGCACGGCATCAACGCGCCGGAGTTTTTCGATAAGGCGGTGTTTACCACGCTGGTGCTGACGCTGCGCGATGAGGGCTATATCAGCGATACCGGCGACGCCGACGTTGAGCGTACCCAGGCCACCTGGCATATTCTGGCCGATCTGGTGACCAGCGATGTGCGGCTGACCATCGAAAGCGCGGTGGCGCACGAGTAA
- the dusA gene encoding tRNA dihydrouridine(20/20a) synthase DusA, with protein sequence MSNSFSSQRFSIAPMLDWTDRHCRYFHRQLTGDALLYTEMVTTGAIIHGKGDYLAYSEAEHPVALQLGGSDPAALAQCAKLAEERGYDEVNLNVGCPSDRVQNGRFGACLMAEASLVAECIDAMRQVVSIPVTVKTRIGIDDQDSYAFLTDFVGTVAQRGGCDTFIIHARKAWLSGLSPKENREIPPLDYPRVYQLKRDFPQLTLAINGGVKSLEEAKVHLQHLDGVMMGREAYQNPGLLAQVDRELFGRDAPVADPVAVVRSMYPYIEAELAKGTYLGHITRHMLGLFQGIPGARQWRRHLSENAHKPGADVRVLEAALALVADKIPQEA encoded by the coding sequence ATGAGCAACTCTTTCTCCTCGCAACGTTTTTCCATCGCGCCGATGCTCGACTGGACCGACCGACACTGTCGCTATTTTCATCGTCAGCTGACCGGCGACGCGCTGCTCTACACCGAAATGGTCACCACCGGTGCCATTATTCACGGCAAGGGCGACTATCTGGCCTACAGCGAGGCGGAACATCCGGTTGCGCTGCAGCTTGGCGGCAGCGATCCGGCGGCGCTGGCCCAGTGCGCGAAGCTGGCAGAAGAGCGTGGCTACGATGAGGTGAACCTCAACGTCGGTTGTCCCTCCGATCGCGTTCAGAATGGGCGTTTCGGTGCCTGCCTGATGGCGGAAGCTTCGCTGGTGGCTGAATGTATCGACGCGATGCGTCAGGTGGTTTCAATACCGGTGACGGTAAAAACCCGCATCGGCATCGACGATCAGGACAGCTACGCATTTTTGACCGATTTTGTCGGCACCGTCGCGCAGCGCGGCGGCTGCGACACCTTTATTATCCACGCGCGTAAAGCGTGGCTTTCCGGCCTGAGCCCCAAAGAGAACCGGGAAATCCCGCCGCTCGACTATCCACGCGTCTATCAGCTGAAGCGTGATTTTCCTCAGCTGACGCTCGCCATCAACGGCGGCGTAAAATCGCTGGAAGAGGCCAAAGTCCATCTGCAGCATCTCGACGGCGTAATGATGGGCCGTGAGGCCTACCAGAATCCCGGCCTGCTGGCGCAGGTGGATCGCGAGCTGTTTGGCCGTGATGCGCCGGTAGCCGATCCGGTGGCGGTGGTGCGCAGCATGTATCCCTATATTGAGGCGGAGCTGGCGAAGGGCACCTATCTTGGCCATATCACGCGTCATATGCTCGGCCTGTTCCAGGGGATTCCCGGCGCGCGCCAGTGGCGTCGCCATCTGAGTGAAAACGCCCACAAGCCGGGCGCAGACGTGCGCGTGCTGGAAGCCGCGCTGGCGCTGGTGGCGGACAAGATCCCGCAGGAAGCCTGA
- the dinF gene encoding MATE family efflux transporter DinF encodes MRLFSADDRQLWRLALPMILSNITVPLLGLVDTAVIGHLDSPVYLGGVAIGATATSFVFMLLLFLRMSTTGFTAQAFGARDAQALARALTQPLLMALLAGLLFILLRDPLSALAGRLAGGNPQVLEQAAIFIHIRWLSAPATLANMVILGWLLGVQYARAPVVLLVVGNTVNILLDLWLVLGLKWGVAGAATATALAEYVTLAVGLAMVWRVLKLRGISMTMLKRSWRGDIRRLLRLNRDIMLRSLLLQLCFASLTLIGARLGPEIVAANAVLLMFITFTAYALDGFAYAVEAVSGEAYGARDGDRLLSVWHAACRQAGMVALAFALIYAASGDAIVSMLTSLASLQQLVDRYLIWQIILPLAGVWCYLLDGLFIGATRGREMRNSMAVAALGYFLTLLTLPWLGNHGLWLAVTVFLALRGVSLWWIWRREWRLSRWFAN; translated from the coding sequence ATGCGTCTCTTCTCTGCTGACGATCGACAACTCTGGCGGCTGGCGCTGCCGATGATCCTCTCTAATATCACCGTGCCGCTGCTCGGCCTGGTGGACACCGCCGTTATCGGCCATCTCGACAGTCCGGTTTACCTTGGCGGCGTAGCGATTGGCGCGACCGCGACCAGCTTCGTCTTTATGCTGTTACTCTTTTTACGCATGAGCACCACCGGCTTTACCGCGCAGGCCTTTGGCGCGCGCGATGCGCAGGCGCTGGCGCGCGCCCTGACGCAGCCGCTGCTGATGGCGCTGCTTGCGGGCCTGCTGTTTATTCTGCTGCGCGATCCGCTTAGCGCGCTGGCGGGTCGGCTGGCGGGGGGCAATCCCCAGGTGCTGGAGCAGGCCGCCATCTTTATCCATATTCGCTGGCTCAGCGCGCCGGCAACGCTGGCAAATATGGTTATCCTCGGCTGGCTGCTGGGCGTGCAGTATGCCCGTGCGCCGGTTGTGCTGCTGGTGGTGGGCAACACGGTAAATATTCTGCTCGATCTCTGGCTAGTGCTCGGTCTGAAGTGGGGCGTGGCCGGCGCGGCGACCGCGACGGCGCTGGCGGAATATGTCACGCTGGCGGTAGGGCTGGCGATGGTATGGCGGGTTCTGAAGCTACGCGGCATATCAATGACGATGCTGAAGAGGAGCTGGCGCGGCGATATCCGCCGCCTGCTGCGCCTTAACCGCGACATTATGCTGCGCTCCCTGCTGCTGCAGCTCTGCTTTGCCTCGCTGACGCTTATCGGCGCGCGCCTGGGGCCAGAGATCGTCGCCGCCAATGCCGTCCTGCTGATGTTTATCACCTTTACCGCCTATGCGCTCGACGGGTTCGCCTATGCGGTGGAAGCCGTTTCCGGCGAGGCCTATGGCGCGCGCGACGGCGACAGGCTGCTGTCGGTATGGCACGCCGCCTGTCGTCAGGCGGGCATGGTTGCGCTCGCCTTCGCGCTAATCTATGCGGCGAGCGGTGACGCTATTGTGTCGATGCTGACTTCGCTGGCGTCGCTGCAGCAGCTGGTCGATCGCTATCTTATCTGGCAGATCATTCTGCCGCTGGCTGGCGTGTGGTGCTATCTGCTGGACGGGCTGTTTATCGGCGCGACGCGCGGGCGCGAAATGCGCAACAGCATGGCGGTGGCCGCGCTCGGTTACTTCCTGACGCTGCTGACCTTGCCCTGGCTGGGCAACCACGGTTTGTGGCTGGCGGTAACGGTTTTTCTTGCGCTGCGCGGCGTTTCGCTTTGGTGGATCTGGCGGCGCGAATGGCGCCTAAGCCGCTGGTTTGCAAACTGA
- the ubiC gene encoding chorismate lyase: MSHEALSLLRALNWLPSTHPTLTAPLLDWLMEEDSMTRRFEQHCRQVTVQPIREGFINADELTDERALLPDDARFWLREIVLCGDDEPWLIGRTLVPESTLSGPEQMLQKLGTRPLGRYLFSSSTLSRDFIEPGSVGALWGRRSRLRLSGKPLLLTELFLPASPLYRDLA, from the coding sequence ATGTCGCACGAGGCGCTCAGCTTATTACGCGCGCTCAACTGGCTGCCGTCCACGCATCCGACGCTGACCGCGCCGCTGCTGGACTGGCTGATGGAGGAGGACTCCATGACGCGCCGTTTCGAGCAGCACTGTCGGCAGGTAACGGTGCAGCCGATACGCGAAGGCTTTATTAATGCCGATGAGCTTACCGATGAAAGGGCGCTTCTGCCGGACGATGCGCGTTTCTGGCTGCGGGAGATTGTGCTGTGCGGCGACGATGAACCCTGGCTTATTGGCCGCACGCTGGTGCCGGAGAGCACCCTCAGCGGGCCAGAGCAGATGCTGCAAAAGCTGGGAACGCGCCCGCTTGGCCGCTATCTCTTCTCCTCTTCAACCTTAAGCCGCGACTTTATCGAACCGGGCAGCGTCGGCGCGCTCTGGGGACGCCGCTCGCGCCTGCGACTGTCAGGCAAGCCGCTGCTGCTGACCGAACTGTTTTTACCGGCCTCGCCGCTCTATCGCGACCTGGCCTGA
- a CDS encoding diacylglycerol kinase codes for MASNTTGLLRIVKAAGYSWQGLRAAWQHEAAFRQEATAAIVAIAIACWLDVDTVARILMIGSVVLVIIVEILNSAIEAVVDRIGQERHPLSGRAKDMGSAAVLLAIILALFIWIALLWTHLR; via the coding sequence ATGGCAAGTAATACCACCGGTTTGCTCAGGATTGTAAAAGCGGCAGGCTACTCGTGGCAGGGGCTGCGCGCCGCCTGGCAGCATGAAGCCGCGTTTCGTCAGGAGGCCACGGCCGCCATCGTCGCTATCGCTATCGCCTGCTGGCTGGATGTCGACACCGTCGCGCGCATCCTGATGATTGGATCGGTGGTGCTGGTGATTATTGTCGAGATCCTCAACAGCGCAATCGAAGCGGTGGTCGACCGTATCGGCCAGGAGCGTCACCCGCTGTCGGGACGAGCGAAAGATATGGGCTCCGCCGCCGTTTTGCTCGCTATTATACTGGCGCTGTTCATCTGGATCGCGCTGCTCTGGACGCATTTGCGGTAG
- a CDS encoding CsbD family protein — MNKDEASGNWKQFKGKFKEKWGKLTDDDMQVIEGKRDQLVGKIQERYGYAKDEAEKEVSDWESNNKDYRW, encoded by the coding sequence ATGAACAAAGACGAAGCGAGCGGTAACTGGAAGCAGTTTAAAGGTAAATTCAAAGAAAAATGGGGCAAGCTGACCGACGATGACATGCAGGTTATCGAAGGCAAACGCGATCAGCTGGTCGGCAAAATTCAGGAACGCTACGGTTACGCTAAGGATGAGGCCGAGAAAGAGGTCTCAGACTGGGAAAGCAATAACAAAGATTACCGCTGGTAA
- a CDS encoding conjugal transfer protein TraF, with protein sequence MANKTTRRSALLYPAVLNALFLSSSAMAAGTWYDARNDAMGGTGVASSTWSSAVLANPALMTRAQPDDNVGIIFPSAGLQITDKDKMVDKVDDISDTVNRYRDVINGLTFRDYLNGYPQLKAASRDVANQLRDLRGNKANGTAGVALAVTVPNETLPFAFITKAYGTVHLRANVAQSDIDYLNGVADGTRIPVPGDQNNLRSSANGLAALVTDYGIAVAHEFNVAGHPVSLGVTPKIQKTWLYNYTASIYNYDKNDLNGSRYRNDNTGFNVDAGLATPLGDNWTLGVTGQNLVSRDLKTKETNGYRDTYQIRPLVTSGLSWSGGPFTAALDVDLTETKRFKSEESSQYAGVGGEYRVLDWLALRAGYRADMKSNDENVFTAGFGVSPFSNAVHLDLAGSVGDNNTWGAMMQLGFNF encoded by the coding sequence ATGGCGAACAAAACCACCCGGCGCTCTGCGCTTTTATATCCTGCTGTTTTAAACGCGCTCTTTCTCTCCTCTTCCGCGATGGCTGCGGGAACCTGGTATGACGCGCGCAACGACGCGATGGGCGGTACCGGCGTCGCCTCCTCGACGTGGAGCTCCGCCGTGCTGGCGAACCCGGCGCTGATGACGCGTGCGCAGCCGGACGACAATGTCGGCATTATCTTTCCCTCTGCTGGCCTGCAAATTACCGATAAAGACAAGATGGTCGATAAGGTCGATGACATCAGCGATACCGTTAATCGCTATCGTGACGTTATCAACGGCCTGACCTTCCGCGACTATCTTAACGGCTATCCGCAGCTTAAAGCGGCGTCACGGGACGTGGCGAACCAGCTGCGCGATCTGCGCGGTAACAAGGCCAACGGTACGGCGGGCGTCGCGCTGGCGGTTACGGTCCCTAACGAAACCCTGCCGTTTGCGTTTATCACCAAGGCGTACGGCACGGTTCACCTGCGTGCCAACGTGGCGCAGAGCGATATCGACTATCTTAACGGCGTAGCGGACGGCACCCGTATTCCCGTACCGGGCGACCAGAATAATTTGCGCTCCAGCGCAAACGGCCTGGCGGCGCTGGTCACCGATTACGGTATCGCCGTGGCGCACGAGTTTAACGTGGCGGGCCATCCGGTTTCGCTCGGCGTGACGCCGAAAATTCAGAAAACCTGGCTCTATAACTACACCGCCAGCATCTACAACTACGATAAAAACGACCTCAACGGCAGCCGCTACCGCAACGATAATACCGGCTTTAACGTCGACGCTGGTTTAGCGACGCCGCTGGGCGATAACTGGACGCTGGGCGTTACCGGGCAGAACCTGGTGTCGCGCGATCTGAAGACCAAAGAGACCAACGGCTATCGCGACACCTACCAGATCCGTCCGCTGGTGACCTCTGGCCTCTCCTGGAGCGGCGGTCCCTTTACCGCGGCGCTGGATGTGGATCTCACCGAAACGAAACGCTTTAAGTCGGAAGAGAGCAGCCAGTATGCTGGCGTCGGTGGGGAATACCGTGTGCTGGACTGGCTGGCACTGCGCGCTGGCTACCGCGCGGATATGAAATCCAACGATGAAAATGTCTTTACCGCCGGTTTTGGCGTATCGCCGTTCAGCAATGCGGTGCATCTGGATCTGGCTGGTTCAGTGGGCGACAACAATACCTGGGGCGCGATGATGCAGCTCGGGTTTAACTTCTGA
- the zur gene encoding zinc uptake transcriptional repressor Zur produces the protein MSTMTPDKIMTQAEKLCLQRGVRLTAQRAEVLRLMAAQHGSISAYDLLDQLRASEPQAKPPTVYRALEFLLEQGFIHRVESNNSYVVCHHFEAPAHTSVMLVCDRCAAVTEKQAQGVENIIADLAGEASFTLRHSVIEAHGLCMSCAEVEACTHKDSCGHDHESEGKKRGRRG, from the coding sequence ATGTCGACAATGACGCCAGATAAAATCATGACCCAGGCAGAGAAGCTCTGTCTGCAACGCGGGGTGCGCCTGACAGCGCAGCGCGCTGAGGTGTTACGTCTGATGGCTGCGCAGCATGGATCGATTAGCGCTTATGATTTGCTGGATCAGCTACGCGCCAGCGAGCCACAGGCAAAGCCGCCGACGGTCTATCGCGCGCTGGAATTTTTGCTGGAACAGGGCTTTATTCACCGCGTGGAGTCAAACAACAGCTATGTGGTTTGCCACCATTTTGAAGCGCCGGCGCATACCTCAGTGATGCTGGTCTGCGATCGCTGCGCGGCGGTCACGGAAAAGCAGGCGCAGGGCGTAGAGAATATTATTGCCGATCTGGCTGGCGAGGCGAGCTTTACGCTACGGCACAGCGTGATTGAGGCGCACGGTCTCTGCATGAGCTGTGCGGAAGTTGAAGCCTGTACGCATAAGGATAGCTGCGGGCACGATCATGAATCAGAAGGGAAAAAGCGCGGAAGAAGAGGCTAA